DNA from Ensifer canadensis:
GACGTCTATCCGCACCAGCTGTCGGGCGGTCTCAGGCAACGGGCGATGATCGCCATGGGACTGATTTGCGAACCGAAGCTTCTCATCGCGGACGAGCCGACGACCGCGCTGGATGTGACGACACAGGCGCAAATCCTGCGGCTGATGATGGCGCTACGCGACAGGGTCGGCACCGCGATCGTCATGATCACCCATGATCTCGGTATCATCGCAGAGATGTGCGACGAGGTGAACGTGATGTATGCGGGTCAAATCGTCGAGCAAGCCAACGTCTTCGACCTCTTCGACCGGCCATCGCATCCCTATACGCGCGGACTTCTCGCATCGATCCCGAAGGCGACGGAAAAGCGCTCGGCGGAACGCATGAACAGCATTCCGGGTGTGGTGCCCAACCTCGCCAAACTTCCCACGGGCTGTCGTTTCAATCCCCGATGCGGGGACGCGATGCCCATCTGCCGGGTGCAGCAACCCGAACTGACGGATCTCGGCAATGGTCACAAGGCCCGCTGTTGGCTTCACGACAAACAGGGAGGAAAGCTGTGAGCGAAGTCCTCATCTCAACCGACGGGCTTAGCAAGCACTATCCTATCGGTACAAGTTTCTTCGGCCGACGGGATCAGGTGATCCGTGCCGTGGACGGCGTCAGTCTGGATATCTACGAGAGAGAGACATTCGCGCTGGTGGGCGAGTCGGGCTGCGGCAAGACCACGCTTGGCCGTGTCATGCTGCGGCTCCTCGACCGGACCGCGGGCACCGTGCGGTATCGCGGCCAGGACCTTCACGCGCTGAACGATTCAGCGATGCGGGCGATGCGCAAGAAGCTCCAGATCGTCTTTCAGGACCCGTTTGCCTCGCTCAATCCCCGGATGCGGATCAAGGACATTCTGGCCGAACCGCTGCGCACGCACCGCTTCGGAACAGAGGCCCAGATCGAGGAACGCTGCGGCGAACTGCTCGACATGGTCGGGCTGCGGCGAACCTTGTTGCGCCGTTACCCGCATCAGTTCAGCGGCGGGCAACGGCAGCGGATCGGCATCGCCCGCGCTCTCGCCAACAGCCCTGAATTCGTGGTCTGCGACGAGGCAGTTTCGGCGCTGGACGTCTCGATTCAGGCGCAGGTCCTGAACCTGCTCCGCGATCTTCAGGAACAGCTGAAGCTGACCTATCTGTTCATCACGCACGATCTGAGTGTGGTTCGCCAGTTCGCTGACCGCGTCGGCGTGATGTTCCTCGGGCGGATGGTGGAGGTCGGCACGACGGAGGAGATATTTTCCAATCCGCGTCACCCCTACACGATGTTTCTGATTTCGGCGGTTCCGCGCGCCGATCCACATCAGCGGAACCGCGAAAAGCCGTTGCTGGTCGGCGACATTCCGAGCCCGATGAACTTGCCTACCGGATGTCGATTTCAGACGCGCTGTCCTTACGCTCAGGCGATCTGCAGGACGGAGGAACCGGCCCTGTCCGATCGGGGCGGCCGGCCAGTCGCGTGTCATTTTCCCCTGGGTCTGTGAGATTTCAAGAAGGAAGGAGTTGAGCGTGGATCTGATCGTTTCGCGAGACGGGGACGGCTGGCAAGCCACATTTGGAGACAAGCGCTGGCGCTGCGCCGTCGGCCGCGGCGGCTTGCATACAGACAAGGTCGAGGGCGATGGCGTCAGCCCCGTGGGCCGTTGGCCGATCCGCCAGATTTTCTACCGGGCAGACCGGATGGCCAAGCCGACAACGCAGTTCCCCTGCCATGAGATCGACAGGTTGGACGGCTGGTGCGACGCCCCCTCGCACCCAGACTACAATTGCCAGGTGAAGCTACCCTTCGCCGCGAGCCATGAAGAGCTTTGGCGACATGACGATCTCTATGACGTTGTAGTCGTATTGGGACACAATGACGACCCGCCGGTCGCCGGCGCGGGCAGCGCGATCTTTCTGCATGTCGCCCAACCGACCTATTCGCCGACTGCGGGTTGCGCCGCGCTCTCGAAAGAGGATCTGCTCGCCTTTCTGGCAATTGCCGAACCTACCTCGCATCTGTGCTTTCACCGTCGATCCGCATGATCTCGGTCAGCAGCCATCCCTGCGGGCGGTGATCGGCGTGTAGCACAAGAGCAGGAGGTCAGCTTCAGCCACCTCGCGCATCAGCCTGTCCTCGGCACGCCGTCGGGCAGCGAGACGAGCTCGACACCGCGCGCCCGTAGCCCGGCGTCGATCATTCGATTTCCTGATCCGTGCGGCTTTTATGGCATTCCTCCTGCTTTATCCGATGTCCGCCGCGTCAACCCGCGAGGATCGATTGTTCGACGATCGTCAGCGCCCGGTCGAGTTCTTGGCGGGAGACCACCATGGGCGGCGAGAGTGTCATGACGTTGCCCTGGCTGATCTTCAGGCTCAGCCCCGCTTCCATGCAGCGATAATAGGCCCGCTCCGCCAGCGCATTGTCCGGCGTGAAATCCGTCCGGTCGGATACGATCTCGACGCCGAAAAGCAGGCCGCGGCCGCGCACATCTCCGACCGCCGCGCAGCGTTCGCCGAAAGTGCTGAGCCGCTCCATCGCATAGCCGCCGAGTTCGGCGGCCCGCTCCGCAAGCCCCTCCTCGATGATGATGGAAATGGTGGTCAGCGCCGCGCGCGTCGTTACCGGGTTCTTTTCGTGCGTGTAGTGGCCGATGGCATAGTCGCCCGCCACGTCGAGATCGCGCCTGGCGACCACGCCCGCGATCGGCAAAATGCCGCCACCGAGCGATTTTCCGAGCACGAGGATGTCGGGAACGACGTCGTCGTGCTCGCAGGCAAAGAAGCGGCCGGTCTTGCCTAGGCCGGTCGGAATTTCGTCGAAGATCAGCAAGGTTCCGTGCCGGTCGCAGGCCTCACGCACCTGTTTCCAGAAACCCGGCGCCGGTGGATTGGGCGTCGCCCGCATCGGTTCGGCGACCAGCGCTGCAAAATCGCCCTCGCGGGCGAGGACGTAGGAGATCATATTGGCGCAGGCGCGCGCGGAACTTTCGAGATTGTCCTGGCCATAGCCGCAGTGGCGGTTCGCCCAGGGCGCGACGTGTTCGGCGCCCGGCAGGAGCGGGCCGGCTATGCCCGAGCGGAAGGTCGCCTCGCCGCCGACGCTCGACGCGCCGAATCCGGCGCCGTGGAAGGCATCCCAGAAGGAAAGCGTCTTAAACCGGCCGGTCGCGGCGCGCGCCAGCTTCAGTGCGACTTCGATCGCATCGGATCCACCCGTGGTGAACAAGACCTTGCCGAGATCGCCGGGCGCAAGACGGCCGAGCATCTCGGCAAGCTCGACGGCAGGTTCGCAGGTGAAACGACGCGGTGCAAAACACAAATCATCGATCTGGGCCTTGATTGCCTGTTTCAGCCGGGGATGGCCATAGCCGATGTGGTGAACGCTGTTTCCATGGAAGTCCATGTAGCGCCGGCCAGCGGTATCCTCGATCCAGATGCCCTCCGCCTTGGCGATGGCGGTCAGGCAGGGGCTTGACAGGCTCTGGTGCAGGAATGCGGCGGCGTCGCGCGCTACGAGGGAGTTCGTCCGTTCATCGCCCATCCGGGCGTTCCAGGCCCCGCGCGCTGCCGACGTGTTGGCTTCGCCCTCCGTGTGAACCTGGGCGGATGCTGTGGCTTTCATCGCTTTCTCCGATCATCGTGCAGCTGCGTGCAGGCTATCGCATCTATCGGAGAGTGAACAAAATCGATATTAATGAGACAAATTAAGAATTCTTCGATGCCGAAGAAGCATCACCTAGGGGCTTCCGCCTGTCATGCGCTATGTCCAGCTTCGGGCTTTCCATCACGTGGCTCTTGCCGGCAGTTTTTCGCAAGCTGCCCGCGCATTGCACCTCACGCAGCCTGCCATTTCCGACCAAGTGCGCTGGCTGGAGGAGGAATACGACGTCGCCCTATTCGTTCGAAAGCGCCGTCAGATCGAGCTGACACCGGCAGGTTCCCGGCTCCTGGCGGCGACCCACCGCCTGTTCGATGCCGAAGGCGAAGCCCTCGAGGTCCTGCAGGAGGAGCGATCGTTGCGGGCAGGCATGCTCAGGATCGCAGCCGATTCGGTGGATCACGTCCTGGACGTGCTCACCGTCTTCCAGGCGCGGTTTCCCGGCATTCAGATCAAGATCGTCGGCGGCAATTCCAACAGCATCGTGGAGGATTTGCTTGCCTACGACGTGGACGTCGGCGTCCTTGGCGAATTGGCCGATGAGCGCCCGTTCGAGGTCTTTTCGCTCAATGTCTCGCCTGTCGTGCTCTTCGCCGCGAAATCGCATCCCCTGGCGACGCGGACGAGCATTCCGCTTGAGGCGTTGAGCGCATGGCCCCTGATCATGAGGGAGCACGGTTCACGCACCAGGCAGATGCTGGAGAAGCTCGCGGGGGCGCAAGGGGTGACCCTCCGCTACGCAATCGAGGCCGAAGGACGCGAAGCCGTCCGGCGGATCGTTGCCGCAGGCATGGGTCTCGGGGTTGTGTCCGAAGCGGAGTTCGACAACGATCCGAGGCTGGTGAAAATCGCGCTCGAACACCAGCCGCTTTCGATGCATGAAAAGCTGATCTGCCTGAAGGATCGCCGTAGCAGCAAGTCAATACAGGCCTTCTTCGCGACTGCGCGCGCACTGTCGCAAGGCTAGTGCGTTCCCCACCCCGC
Protein-coding regions in this window:
- a CDS encoding ABC transporter ATP-binding protein — encoded protein: MTDQSILLSVRNLRTEFQTQRGSVKVVDGVSFDVGRGKIVGLVGESGSGKSVTALSLMGLVASPQGKVSADSIMLNGTDLTRLNAEELRRNRGRQLSMVFQEPMTSLNPVRTMVQQVGEPLSIHTNLGRRAIRDKVLHMFETVGIPEPAARLDVYPHQLSGGLRQRAMIAMGLICEPKLLIADEPTTALDVTTQAQILRLMMALRDRVGTAIVMITHDLGIIAEMCDEVNVMYAGQIVEQANVFDLFDRPSHPYTRGLLASIPKATEKRSAERMNSIPGVVPNLAKLPTGCRFNPRCGDAMPICRVQQPELTDLGNGHKARCWLHDKQGGKL
- a CDS encoding L,D-transpeptidase family protein; translated protein: MDLIVSRDGDGWQATFGDKRWRCAVGRGGLHTDKVEGDGVSPVGRWPIRQIFYRADRMAKPTTQFPCHEIDRLDGWCDAPSHPDYNCQVKLPFAASHEELWRHDDLYDVVVVLGHNDDPPVAGAGSAIFLHVAQPTYSPTAGCAALSKEDLLAFLAIAEPTSHLCFHRRSA
- a CDS encoding LysR substrate-binding domain-containing protein, translating into MRYVQLRAFHHVALAGSFSQAARALHLTQPAISDQVRWLEEEYDVALFVRKRRQIELTPAGSRLLAATHRLFDAEGEALEVLQEERSLRAGMLRIAADSVDHVLDVLTVFQARFPGIQIKIVGGNSNSIVEDLLAYDVDVGVLGELADERPFEVFSLNVSPVVLFAAKSHPLATRTSIPLEALSAWPLIMREHGSRTRQMLEKLAGAQGVTLRYAIEAEGREAVRRIVAAGMGLGVVSEAEFDNDPRLVKIALEHQPLSMHEKLICLKDRRSSKSIQAFFATARALSQG
- the pbfA gene encoding (R)-1-hydroxy-2-aminoethylphosphonate ammonia-lyase, which produces MKATASAQVHTEGEANTSAARGAWNARMGDERTNSLVARDAAAFLHQSLSSPCLTAIAKAEGIWIEDTAGRRYMDFHGNSVHHIGYGHPRLKQAIKAQIDDLCFAPRRFTCEPAVELAEMLGRLAPGDLGKVLFTTGGSDAIEVALKLARAATGRFKTLSFWDAFHGAGFGASSVGGEATFRSGIAGPLLPGAEHVAPWANRHCGYGQDNLESSARACANMISYVLAREGDFAALVAEPMRATPNPPAPGFWKQVREACDRHGTLLIFDEIPTGLGKTGRFFACEHDDVVPDILVLGKSLGGGILPIAGVVARRDLDVAGDYAIGHYTHEKNPVTTRAALTTISIIIEEGLAERAAELGGYAMERLSTFGERCAAVGDVRGRGLLFGVEIVSDRTDFTPDNALAERAYYRCMEAGLSLKISQGNVMTLSPPMVVSRQELDRALTIVEQSILAG
- a CDS encoding ABC transporter ATP-binding protein, which codes for MSEVLISTDGLSKHYPIGTSFFGRRDQVIRAVDGVSLDIYERETFALVGESGCGKTTLGRVMLRLLDRTAGTVRYRGQDLHALNDSAMRAMRKKLQIVFQDPFASLNPRMRIKDILAEPLRTHRFGTEAQIEERCGELLDMVGLRRTLLRRYPHQFSGGQRQRIGIARALANSPEFVVCDEAVSALDVSIQAQVLNLLRDLQEQLKLTYLFITHDLSVVRQFADRVGVMFLGRMVEVGTTEEIFSNPRHPYTMFLISAVPRADPHQRNREKPLLVGDIPSPMNLPTGCRFQTRCPYAQAICRTEEPALSDRGGRPVACHFPLGL